From the Labrus mixtus chromosome 17, fLabMix1.1, whole genome shotgun sequence genome, one window contains:
- the ugcg gene encoding ceramide glucosyltransferase gives MSVLELALQGLAVFGFILFFVLWLMHFMSIIYVRLHLHKKRSEVKQPFMQLAGVSLLKPLKGVDPNLISNLETFFTLDYPKYEILLCVQDQDDPAVDVCKKLLGKYPNVDARLFIGGKKVGINPKINNLMPGYEGAKYGLVWICDSGIRVKPDTLTDMTNQMTEKVGLVHGLPYVADRQGFAATLEQVYFGTSHPRSYISANVTGIKCVTGMSCLMRKDVLDQAGGLVAFAQYIAEDYFMAKAIADRGWKFSMATQVAMQNSGSYSIGQFQSRMIRWTKLRINMLPGTVLEPVSECFLASLIIGWAAHYVFRWDMMVFFMCHCLAWFIFDYIQLTGVQGGTLCFSKLDFAVAWFIRESMAVQIFLSALWDPTISWRTGRYRLRCGGTAEEILDV, from the exons GCGTCTCCACCTCCACAAGAAAAGGTCGGAGGTCAAACAGCCGTTCATGCAGCTCGCGGGAGTTTCTCTGCTGAAGCCTCTGAAGGGCGTAGACCCAAACCTCATCTCCAACCTGGAGACGTTTTTCACTCTGGATTACCCCAAG TATGAGATCCTGCTGTGCGTTCAGGATCAAGATGATCCAGCTGTTGACGTCTGTAAAAAGTTGTTGGGCAAATATCCCAACGTAGACGCTCGATTATTCATCG GGGGCAAGAAAGTTGGAATCAACCCCAAGATCAACAACCTGATGCCGGGGTACGAAGGCGCCAAATATGGCCTGGTCTGGATCTGTGACAGCGGCATCAGAG TGAAACCAGACACCCTGACAGATATGACCAATCAGATGACGGAGAAGGTGGGATTGGTCCATGGGTTGCCATATGTTGCCGACCGCCAAGGCTTTGCTGCCACGCTCGAGCAG GTGTATTTTGGGACGTCCCACCCTCGCTCATACATTTCGGCTAATGTGACGGGGATAAAGTGCGTGACAGGGATGTCATGTCTGATGAGAAAGGATGTGTTGGATCAAGCTGGAGGGTTGGTCGCCTTCGCTCAGTACATCGCAGAGGATTATTTCATGGCTAAAGCAATCGCTGACAG AGGATGGAAGTTCTCCATGGCGACACAGGTGGCGATGCAGAATTCGGGGTCGTACTCTATTGGCCAATTTCAGTCCCGCATGATCAG GTGGACGAAGCTGAGAATAAACATGCTGCCGGGCACGGTGCTGGAGCCCGTGTCCGAGTGCTTCCTCGCCAGCCTCATCATTGGCTGGGCCGCTCATTATGTGTTCAG gtgggACATGATGGTCTTCTTCATGTGTCACTGTTTGGCCTGGTTTATATTTGACTACATCCAGCTGACCGGAGTGCAG GGCGGAACCCTCTGTTTCTCGAAGCTGGACTTCGCCGTGGCGTGGTTCATCAGGGAGTCGATGGCGGTGCAGATCTTCCTCTCCGCTCTGTGGGACCCCACCATCAGCTGGAGGACCGGACGCTACCGTCTGCGCTGCGGAGGCACCGCCGAGGAGATCCTCGACGTCTAG